One window of the Saccopteryx bilineata isolate mSacBil1 chromosome 2, mSacBil1_pri_phased_curated, whole genome shotgun sequence genome contains the following:
- the LOC136323508 gene encoding olfactory receptor 1D2-like, giving the protein MWFKEMNDLCLHGRNREIGEMDGGNQSGGSEFLLLGLSESPKDQQVLFWMFLSMYLVTVVGNMLIILAISFDSRLHTPMYFFLANLSFTDLFFVTNTVPKMLVNLQSQNKAISYAGCLTQLYFLVSLVALDNLILATMAYDRYVAISRPLHYATAMSPGLCILFLTLCWVLSVLYGLIHTILMTRVTFCSSRKIHYIFCEMYVLLRLACSNTQVNYLVLIATGSFIFLTPFGFMIASYIWIVRAILRLSSASSKYKAFSTCASHLTVVTLFYGTLCMVYLKPLNTYSMKDSVATVMYAVVTPMMNPFIYSLRNKDMHAALGRLFRGKALQRVI; this is encoded by the exons ATGTGGTTTAAGGAGATGAATGACCTTTGTCTCCATGGCAGAAACAGAG AAATTGGGGAAATGGATGGAGGCAATCAGAGTGGAGGCTCGGAGTTCCTTCTACTGGGTCTCTCTGAGAGTCCTAAAGACCAGCAGGTTCTTTTTTGGATGTTCCTGTCCATGTACCTGGTCACAGTGGTGGGAAACATGCTCATAATTCTGGCCATCAGCTTTGATTCCCGCCTGCACACTCCCATGTACTTCTTTCTGGCCAATCTGTCCTTCACCGACCTCTTCTTCGTCACCAACACAGTCCCCAAGATGCTGGTGAATCTTCAGTCCCAGAACAAAGCCATCTCCTATGCAGGATGTCTAACACAGCTCTACTTCCTGGTCTCCTTGGTGGCCCTAGACAACCTCATCCTGGCCACGATGGCATATGACCGCTATGTGGCCATCAGCCGTCCCCTCCACTATGCCACAGCCATGAGCCCTGGGCTCTGTATATTGTTCCTCACCTTGTGTTGGGTGCTCTCTGTTCTCTATGGCTTAATCCACACCATCCTTATGACCAGAGTGACTTTCTGTAGCTCCCGGAAGATCCACTACATCTTCTGTGAGATGTACGTCCTCCTGAGGCTGGCGTGTTCCAACACTCAAGTCAATTATTTGGTACTTATTGCTACAGGATCCTTCATCTTCCTCACCCCTTTTGGGTTCATGATCGCGTCCTATATCTGGATTGTCAGAGCCATCCTCCGACTATCCTCAGCCTCTAGCAAGTACAAAGCCTTCTCCACCTGTGCCTCACATTTGACTGTGGTCACCCTTTTTTATGGGACACTTTGTATGGTATATCTGAAACCCCTCAACACATACTCTATGAAAGACTCAGTGGCCACAGTGATGTATGCTGTGGTCACCCCCATGATGAACCCTTTCATCTACAGCCTGAGGAACAAGGACATGCATGCAGCCCTGGGAAGACTCTTCCGAGGGAAAGCCTTGCAGAGGGTCATATGA